One window of Legionella pneumophila subsp. pneumophila str. Philadelphia 1 genomic DNA carries:
- the dacB gene encoding D-alanyl-D-alanine carboxypeptidase/D-alanyl-D-alanine endopeptidase produces the protein MKRTLTGAFMWAVWSLSSHAASMQFEVDKLINRLNPHVNLGIVVTDLTSGETLYKRNANRLYIPASNMKLFSEAAALMALGPDYQFKNQLSTSANQLQQGVLHGNLYLHLSGDPSFSREDLKTLLSSLKDWNITTIQGNVIIDSSLMSIPAYPPGWLTSDLSYSYGAPIAPLMVDSNRLTITVNPGAKAGAPAIVEVDDGGGTINLNNQATTKASEKGCGVGFYLDPENNLTVRGCVGLGQWAVQQRIAIKNPFVYAQGMIVSELAKSNIKLNGQVLLGRAPAGTLLIATRYSKPISQLMADTLKPSDNLYADSLYLHAAAKIKGSPVDWKQAQPVIKNFLQQQTGIDLKDSNFTDGSGLSRYNLVTPAQTMALLKFLYQRFPLSYEYIAALPISGRDGTLQKRFKTPNQQGFVRAKTGTMTGMNSLSGYLYTANGHTLAFAMYINRLPGKPAGPGRPLLDALCTYFLQQSPTSSRLARVLSPHSRIKFQFNPTQIELQRVHQAKWRRLETAVRQVLRGQDVNVVYRGNELIVTDNQSNANSVWKALQSIGKKYSFAVALSSKVMPVTPSGKPLLLWVQAPLSENKAERTWIIREAV, from the coding sequence ATGAAAAGGACGTTGACTGGGGCATTCATGTGGGCAGTATGGTCACTGTCATCTCATGCGGCTAGTATGCAGTTCGAGGTGGATAAATTAATTAATCGGCTAAACCCTCATGTGAACCTGGGGATAGTAGTGACCGATCTAACCTCGGGCGAGACGCTATATAAACGCAATGCCAATCGTTTGTATATTCCTGCCAGCAACATGAAGCTTTTTTCCGAGGCAGCGGCTCTGATGGCTTTGGGTCCAGACTACCAATTCAAGAATCAACTCAGTACGAGCGCCAATCAATTACAACAAGGTGTTTTGCACGGAAACTTGTATTTACATCTCAGCGGCGATCCTTCGTTTAGCAGAGAAGATTTAAAGACGTTGCTTTCTTCACTCAAGGATTGGAATATCACAACCATTCAAGGTAATGTGATCATTGACAGTAGCCTGATGTCCATTCCTGCCTATCCCCCAGGCTGGCTAACTTCGGATTTATCTTATAGTTATGGTGCGCCAATAGCACCTTTGATGGTTGATTCCAACCGATTAACAATCACGGTCAACCCCGGGGCTAAAGCAGGCGCTCCTGCTATTGTTGAAGTAGATGATGGCGGCGGTACCATTAACCTGAATAATCAAGCGACCACGAAGGCGAGTGAGAAAGGATGTGGTGTAGGGTTTTATTTGGATCCTGAGAACAATTTAACGGTAAGAGGCTGTGTTGGATTAGGGCAATGGGCTGTTCAGCAACGCATCGCTATAAAGAATCCTTTTGTTTATGCCCAGGGGATGATTGTGAGTGAGCTTGCCAAGTCTAACATTAAATTAAATGGGCAGGTTTTGCTTGGAAGAGCTCCTGCTGGTACTTTATTAATTGCCACTCGCTATTCAAAGCCAATTTCCCAACTGATGGCAGATACTTTAAAGCCTTCTGATAATTTATATGCTGATAGTTTATACTTGCATGCTGCTGCCAAAATTAAGGGTAGTCCTGTGGATTGGAAGCAAGCACAGCCAGTAATTAAAAACTTTTTGCAGCAACAAACAGGAATCGATTTAAAAGACTCGAATTTTACAGATGGTTCTGGATTATCACGTTATAATTTGGTAACTCCAGCGCAAACCATGGCGCTTTTAAAGTTCTTGTATCAACGTTTCCCATTATCATACGAATACATTGCTGCTTTACCCATCTCTGGTCGGGATGGTACTTTGCAAAAACGGTTTAAAACCCCAAATCAACAAGGATTTGTGCGAGCCAAAACCGGGACGATGACGGGGATGAACAGTTTATCCGGTTACTTGTATACTGCTAATGGCCATACTTTGGCTTTTGCTATGTATATCAATAGATTACCAGGAAAACCAGCTGGGCCAGGACGTCCATTATTAGACGCATTATGCACTTATTTCTTGCAGCAAAGCCCAACAAGCAGTCGACTGGCACGGGTATTATCTCCCCACAGTCGCATTAAGTTCCAATTTAATCCTACACAAATTGAGTTACAGCGAGTTCATCAAGCCAAATGGAGGCGTTTGGAAACGGCAGTGAGGCAGGTCTTGAGAGGACAGGATGTGAATGTGGTTTACCGGGGCAATGAATTAATCGTGACAGACAATCAGTCTAATGCGAATAGCGTTTGGAAAGCTTTACAATCAATTGGCAAGAAATATTCATTCGCCGTAGCTTTGTCTTCTAAAGTGATGCCTGTTACACCATCGGGAAAACCTTTGCTTCTTTGGGTGCAAGCACCTTTATCTGAAAATAAGGCAGAGAGAACCTGGATAATTCGGGAAGCGGTATAA
- the legS1 gene encoding Dot/Icm T4SS effector LegS1: MNFSIRVILLLTGFVSLAFSAPKFLTISDIHYGAENIAKDGQDTGKEFLDVTFKRFEELSQNVDFILHLGDLPTHSLFSIPKKEEYEQVVFHGLHEANPGQKPMFYITGNNDSLLGNYQPFSSDNKSPLNLALDWDGACAYCDGLIIDDTHMRKDGYYSSYVIPNNKEIILIALNSVQWTKTPVFLPKYPNQQRDAFVQLFWLEQQLKNHRAKQLLLAMHVPPGTAYNGNRFWHDIYLDRFLTLLDKYHQSYDQITILFSHSHMEEFRKIRLSDGSTIYAFSTPGISRAHHNNPGMKIFDLDKQMRVRNSTTYYTSDLYEWGNEYYQAMNTPDAIFPNCQNKTIPQCLDTLSPEQVCNNLEVGLFYGVKSTRVPYQGCIKTYQIN; encoded by the coding sequence TTGAATTTTAGTATTCGAGTAATTCTTTTGTTAACAGGTTTTGTTTCTTTAGCCTTTTCTGCACCAAAATTTCTAACAATCTCTGATATTCATTATGGTGCAGAAAATATAGCAAAGGATGGGCAGGATACTGGAAAGGAGTTTTTGGATGTCACGTTCAAACGATTTGAGGAATTGTCTCAAAATGTAGATTTTATTTTACATTTGGGTGATCTGCCTACTCACTCGTTATTTTCGATACCTAAAAAAGAAGAATACGAACAAGTTGTATTTCATGGTTTGCATGAAGCGAATCCGGGTCAAAAGCCCATGTTTTATATTACAGGAAATAATGATTCCTTGCTTGGCAATTACCAGCCATTTTCTTCAGACAATAAGTCGCCACTCAATTTGGCTCTGGATTGGGATGGTGCTTGTGCTTATTGTGATGGGTTAATTATTGATGATACTCATATGCGCAAGGATGGCTATTACTCCAGTTATGTCATCCCCAATAATAAAGAGATTATTTTAATAGCACTTAATTCGGTTCAATGGACCAAGACCCCTGTTTTTTTACCAAAGTACCCTAATCAACAAAGGGATGCCTTTGTACAATTATTTTGGCTTGAACAACAATTAAAAAATCATCGTGCAAAGCAATTGTTGTTGGCGATGCATGTTCCTCCTGGTACAGCCTATAACGGCAACCGGTTTTGGCATGACATTTATCTGGATAGATTTTTGACGTTATTAGACAAATATCATCAATCCTATGATCAAATCACCATACTGTTCTCACACTCCCATATGGAGGAATTCAGGAAAATCAGATTATCCGATGGCTCAACTATTTATGCGTTTTCTACTCCCGGAATTAGCAGGGCGCATCACAACAATCCCGGGATGAAAATTTTTGATTTAGACAAGCAAATGAGGGTCAGAAATTCTACTACTTATTATACGTCCGATTTGTATGAGTGGGGTAATGAGTATTATCAAGCCATGAATACTCCTGACGCCATTTTTCCAAATTGTCAAAATAAAACGATACCCCAGTGCCTGGACACCTTAAGTCCAGAGCAAGTATGCAATAATCTGGAAGTGGGACTATTTTATGGGGTGAAAAGTACGCGTGTTCCCTATCAGGGATGCATTAAAACTTACCAGATTAATTAA
- a CDS encoding ParB/RepB/Spo0J family partition protein has product MQTRFTYLPVTSLQAGQYQPRQDFNVTELQELAQSISSQGLIEPLVVRPIAKERYEIIAGERRWRAAKLAGLNEVPCLIGDYSDQQACALTLIENIQRQDLNLIEEATGYKRLIEEFHYHQDEIAALVGKSRSHVANILRLLTLTDKVKQLVRDKVLSFGHARVLVGLNPEQQEMFAQQIIGEEWSVRHLEQEIKSYKNKDINSPKNPRKDRDIERLQTILAEQVGAPVQIVNDGEDGGWLKVKFFDNDTLAGLLERLGLRYD; this is encoded by the coding sequence ATGCAAACCCGATTTACTTATTTACCTGTTACAAGCCTGCAGGCAGGTCAGTATCAACCCAGGCAAGATTTTAATGTAACGGAGTTACAGGAATTGGCTCAGTCAATTTCTTCCCAGGGTTTAATTGAACCTTTGGTGGTAAGACCCATAGCAAAAGAGCGATATGAAATTATTGCAGGGGAAAGAAGGTGGCGTGCGGCCAAATTGGCGGGATTAAATGAAGTCCCTTGTTTGATTGGAGATTATAGTGATCAACAGGCATGTGCTCTCACTTTAATCGAAAATATTCAACGTCAGGATTTGAATTTAATTGAGGAAGCCACTGGTTATAAGCGTTTAATTGAAGAATTCCATTATCATCAGGACGAGATCGCAGCGTTGGTAGGTAAATCTCGTAGCCATGTCGCAAATATTCTTCGTCTCCTTACCTTGACAGATAAGGTTAAACAGTTGGTTCGAGACAAAGTGTTATCCTTTGGACATGCTCGTGTATTGGTTGGTTTAAATCCTGAACAACAAGAAATGTTTGCTCAGCAGATTATTGGAGAGGAATGGTCTGTCAGACACTTAGAGCAAGAAATTAAATCTTATAAAAATAAAGATATAAATAGCCCAAAAAACCCCAGAAAAGACAGAGATATTGAGCGGTTACAGACTATCCTGGCTGAACAAGTGGGGGCTCCTGTACAAATTGTAAACGATGGCGAAGACGGAGGTTGGTTAAAAGTAAAATTTTTTGATAATGATACCCTTGCAGGGCTTTTGGAGCGATTGGGCTTGAGATATGATTAG
- a CDS encoding EscU/YscU/HrcU family type III secretion system export apparatus switch protein has protein sequence MKRKKPVAVALRYDGNSPPKVTAKGEGLFAQQIINTAKEHGIPLEQNPELTALLSQVRLNEEIPKALYIAVAQILAFLYYINGKHSKE, from the coding sequence ATGAAAAGAAAGAAACCCGTCGCTGTTGCATTACGTTATGATGGCAATTCTCCTCCCAAAGTAACCGCTAAAGGAGAAGGTTTATTTGCTCAGCAAATTATCAATACAGCCAAAGAACATGGCATTCCTCTCGAACAAAATCCCGAATTAACAGCGCTCTTGTCTCAAGTTCGCCTCAATGAGGAAATACCCAAAGCACTTTATATTGCCGTAGCCCAAATTTTGGCATTCCTTTATTACATCAATGGAAAGCACTCCAAAGAATAA
- the plaD gene encoding GDSL family phospholipase PlaD: protein MAQKPTKITHLVVLGDSLSDRGTLNKRELLGFIPMSYLSGLRSKSPKGRFTNGFLWGDYVGATTAEQFEIEHIRRKLRLHNNARDNADIGDELLINDKARRENENSFSLNEDNHILFKGERFARFYCEGGLTSHDYSCSFTFNLVLFFTRLILATLGGKRTQLLADDKKYNISNLEKSETLVVEWSGANDLITANDKPSRAAAEKAVNDRIQNIEALIHNGYRNFVLFNLPNLSLTPRFQRKNAEEQRNASDCTEYFNQQLQTKSLELIKKYKELGIPVNLSVFDVNEQFKEVYSNPEQYGFDRDKLKSPYVESDLFKENQKNPVDQKEHISPAKGYMFWDDVHPTATMHDWLAERFKEKYYDKVFRFEPPLQAKHRHKETADALAKTTDSMVKTDKPVKKLPENIVLMLNAIHSRAQLMCQSTDDQRREKGELLKHFIFEIKCQHGNLENIYGLISAFTLNPDHSKIIKTHQNPIIDFFRNKATTRSEDDIAALQKAVAAYLQPEDNKEHLVKLT, encoded by the coding sequence ATGGCCCAAAAACCAACTAAAATCACACACCTTGTAGTATTAGGAGATAGTTTATCCGATAGAGGAACGCTTAATAAACGTGAGCTGCTGGGTTTTATCCCCATGAGTTATTTAAGTGGATTAAGAAGCAAATCTCCAAAAGGTCGATTCACTAATGGTTTTCTTTGGGGGGATTATGTCGGTGCGACCACTGCAGAGCAATTTGAGATAGAGCATATCCGAAGAAAATTAAGATTGCATAATAATGCAAGAGACAATGCGGATATAGGCGATGAATTACTCATCAATGATAAGGCACGAAGAGAAAATGAAAACTCTTTTAGCTTAAATGAAGACAATCATATTCTGTTTAAAGGGGAAAGATTTGCCCGCTTCTATTGCGAAGGTGGATTAACTTCTCATGACTACTCTTGTAGCTTTACCTTTAACCTGGTTTTGTTTTTTACAAGATTGATTCTCGCTACTTTGGGAGGAAAACGGACTCAATTATTGGCTGATGATAAAAAATACAATATTTCCAACCTTGAAAAATCTGAAACATTAGTTGTGGAGTGGTCAGGCGCGAACGACTTGATCACCGCCAATGACAAGCCTTCTCGTGCGGCTGCAGAGAAAGCAGTTAACGACCGAATTCAAAATATTGAAGCGCTTATTCATAATGGGTACAGAAATTTTGTTTTATTCAATTTGCCCAATCTCTCATTGACCCCAAGATTTCAAAGAAAAAATGCTGAAGAACAGCGTAATGCATCTGATTGTACTGAATACTTTAATCAACAACTGCAGACAAAATCTCTTGAATTAATCAAAAAATACAAAGAATTGGGAATTCCTGTCAATCTCTCTGTCTTTGATGTTAATGAGCAGTTTAAGGAAGTTTACAGTAATCCCGAACAATATGGCTTTGATAGAGACAAGTTAAAATCCCCTTACGTTGAATCGGATCTTTTTAAAGAAAATCAGAAAAACCCTGTTGATCAAAAAGAACATATTTCACCAGCCAAAGGATATATGTTCTGGGATGATGTTCACCCGACTGCAACAATGCATGATTGGTTAGCTGAGCGTTTCAAAGAGAAATACTATGATAAAGTTTTTCGATTTGAACCACCGCTTCAAGCAAAACATAGGCACAAAGAAACCGCTGATGCTCTGGCAAAAACAACAGACTCCATGGTCAAAACCGATAAACCGGTAAAGAAGCTTCCGGAAAATATCGTATTGATGTTAAATGCTATCCATTCAAGAGCACAATTGATGTGTCAATCCACTGATGATCAACGACGTGAAAAAGGTGAGTTATTAAAGCATTTTATTTTTGAAATAAAATGCCAACATGGAAACCTAGAAAACATCTATGGGTTAATCTCTGCATTTACCTTAAACCCTGACCATTCAAAAATAATAAAAACTCACCAAAATCCAATAATTGATTTCTTTAGAAACAAGGCGACGACAAGAAGCGAGGATGATATTGCTGCCTTACAAAAAGCAGTCGCAGCGTATTTACAACCTGAAGACAACAAGGAACATCTCGTTAAACTTACCTGA
- the ceg33 gene encoding Dot/Icm T4SS effector Ceg33, producing the protein MAAQLDPSSEFAALVKQLQREPDNPGLKQAVVKRLPEMQLLAKTNSLALFRLAQVYSPSSSQHKQMILQSAAQGCTNAMLSACEILLKSGAANDLITAAHYMRLIQSSKDSYIIGLGKKLLEKYPDFAEELKSKEVPYQSTLRFFGVQSESNKENEEKIINRPTV; encoded by the coding sequence ATGGCCGCGCAATTAGATCCAAGTAGCGAATTTGCTGCTTTGGTTAAACAATTACAACGAGAACCCGATAATCCGGGATTAAAGCAAGCCGTAGTGAAGCGCCTGCCTGAAATGCAGTTATTAGCTAAAACGAATTCTTTGGCTTTATTTCGTCTGGCACAAGTTTATTCTCCTTCATCATCACAGCATAAGCAGATGATTTTGCAATCAGCTGCCCAAGGTTGCACGAACGCTATGTTATCTGCTTGTGAGATATTATTGAAATCCGGAGCTGCAAATGACTTGATTACTGCTGCACATTATATGCGCCTCATTCAAAGCTCCAAGGATTCGTATATTATTGGGCTTGGCAAGAAACTGTTAGAAAAATATCCCGACTTCGCTGAAGAGTTAAAATCCAAAGAAGTACCTTATCAGTCCACTCTTCGATTTTTTGGAGTTCAATCTGAAAGTAACAAGGAAAATGAGGAAAAAATAATAAACAGACCCACTGTTTAG
- a CDS encoding C1 family peptidase — MRVSKLLFLTLALSGNLFAQDIKVVGTLNQTLKAPQNKTLNTKPAIQQIKLLKMQLSNSAIKALARKTDITLKKPNTITTSTALPSKVELGMNNVPVLNQGSFGTCVTFATTAAIDAALNKGDYISQLCQLQLGLYLEKNGHSPSGWDGSLGRIVLSQMENFGIVSKEKQKNLGCGGLTEYPDNEQPTPDHAMSLEQFHEMSEDPETNPVIYTPILDVYQAVLDRTDTNKTINDIKTALNQKDRVTFAVLLLDFDLGVMGAVGTNKTQFDTWVLTPEIARDIYLRPFFGGHEMIITGYDDNAVAVDDNGREHKGLFTLRNSWGEQFGDKGNFYMSYDYFKVLTIEAQRIRALADNESEEESMTA, encoded by the coding sequence ATGCGTGTTTCAAAATTACTTTTTTTAACTTTGGCATTGAGCGGGAATTTATTTGCTCAAGATATCAAAGTAGTAGGAACGTTAAACCAAACATTAAAAGCCCCGCAAAATAAAACACTCAACACAAAACCCGCCATACAACAAATCAAATTGCTTAAAATGCAGTTGTCAAATTCTGCTATCAAAGCACTTGCGAGAAAAACAGACATTACACTCAAAAAACCGAATACCATAACCACATCAACAGCTCTCCCATCCAAAGTAGAATTAGGTATGAATAACGTACCTGTTCTGAACCAGGGAAGCTTTGGAACTTGCGTCACTTTTGCAACGACTGCGGCCATAGATGCTGCTTTAAACAAAGGTGACTACATCAGCCAATTGTGCCAATTACAACTAGGGCTGTATCTGGAGAAAAACGGTCATTCACCAAGTGGTTGGGATGGCTCATTAGGGCGCATAGTCTTAAGTCAAATGGAAAATTTTGGGATAGTCAGCAAAGAAAAACAAAAAAACCTGGGATGTGGTGGACTAACTGAATACCCAGACAACGAGCAACCTACCCCTGATCATGCCATGTCGCTTGAGCAATTCCATGAAATGAGCGAAGATCCAGAGACTAATCCTGTTATTTACACGCCCATCCTGGATGTTTATCAGGCTGTATTAGACAGAACAGACACCAACAAAACGATTAATGATATAAAAACCGCTTTGAATCAAAAAGATCGGGTTACTTTTGCGGTATTATTGCTGGATTTTGATTTAGGTGTTATGGGTGCCGTAGGAACGAATAAAACACAATTCGATACCTGGGTACTAACCCCTGAAATTGCTCGTGATATTTATCTTCGCCCATTTTTTGGCGGTCATGAAATGATTATAACTGGATATGATGACAATGCCGTCGCTGTTGATGACAATGGCCGGGAGCACAAAGGATTATTTACTTTACGTAACTCATGGGGTGAGCAATTTGGAGACAAGGGTAATTTTTACATGTCCTATGATTACTTCAAGGTTTTAACTATTGAGGCACAACGTATCCGTGCTCTTGCTGATAATGAATCAGAAGAAGAGTCAATGACGGCCTGA
- a CDS encoding M15 family metallopeptidase yields MKEISALFFLYLISTASFSLPKGFVYLHDVAPDIIEDIRYATHNNFIGNPIPGYKRGVCIVTRQTAQQLKKAEEYIKPKGYTLKVYDCYRPQRAVDYFYKWSRNAKDHRMKPEFYPREIKQDLFDRGYIALTSGHTRGSTLDLTLVKLTASREKKSNHPLTRCYDKTPNYLNDDSIDTGTRFDCLDVSANIDYSKLSKNQKANRELLQKLMKRFGFRPYYYEWWHFTLKNEPYPDTYFNFPVE; encoded by the coding sequence ATGAAAGAAATCAGCGCTCTTTTTTTTCTTTATCTCATAAGCACGGCCAGTTTTTCGCTTCCCAAAGGCTTTGTTTATTTACACGATGTAGCACCTGACATCATTGAAGACATAAGATATGCCACCCATAATAATTTCATAGGAAATCCTATCCCAGGTTACAAACGCGGAGTATGTATAGTCACCAGACAAACCGCGCAACAATTAAAAAAAGCGGAAGAATACATCAAACCCAAAGGATATACGCTAAAAGTATATGATTGCTACAGGCCACAAAGGGCTGTGGATTATTTTTATAAGTGGAGCCGCAATGCCAAAGATCATCGAATGAAACCTGAATTTTATCCCCGTGAAATAAAACAGGATTTGTTTGACCGTGGTTATATTGCTCTAACCTCTGGCCACACGCGAGGCAGTACCCTTGACTTAACGCTGGTGAAACTAACAGCCTCTCGAGAAAAAAAATCTAATCATCCTTTAACACGTTGCTACGATAAAACACCAAACTATCTGAATGATGATTCGATCGATACAGGAACTCGTTTTGATTGTCTGGATGTGTCAGCCAACATTGATTATTCCAAGTTGAGTAAAAACCAGAAAGCCAATCGCGAATTACTACAAAAGCTCATGAAACGCTTTGGTTTTAGACCTTATTACTATGAATGGTGGCATTTCACCCTGAAAAATGAACCTTATCCAGACACCTATTTCAATTTTCCAGTCGAATAA
- the sidF gene encoding Dot/Icm T4SS effector PI phosphatase SidF, with amino-acid sequence MPRITENIETYVTHLLSDLEPVPSQNQHLAYGYPGERQVFKDPMLDGKQVVVVNSQYDKHGRPVTGQPDVIQEANNYIDNLVAAAKSLIDKDKKGEKDLRKNAIDEMAKTFKKSISETIPSDKAKADLFSSKKSSANKDFLEQLAKVEGSLQQFTQAVAKASGHKLKALDKEGHNIRSHNRDTLIHRFKAPNSKEGEEQFIMYIPCGRYTKRQQRLMGKDESEVNRDHDTTSHKRSDLVLGNSSMARMIAGTRHSDGTVTIHHDSFSGPGARMPYSDFKGADDYKKLAIKAVTLINQEEVIQTLAQRQIDRMTNEDLWNKIPEEYRPDELPPDAEKARAQLIKLYVEHNPLSVTECYTQVVTAGQRVAAENQKEQFEYVRQMMDAFDGSKAKITIQTGSNTEVETAVGYQARMSSWGVNWFRQVGALNPLSDNSVTKNQNARFVNQMTDDVIRNLDKVAQNLGDYDKAGALHTLLKGPDVSDLNQQITEKENALKEVKGAYREALFSYFEEYQKGEGKWDQAKLDQLKNQVDGYEKSIKKQESAIYELHNQIDALRKAYYTEHKGQINKALQELKEQISPVIQNKETDPETKSRLQHFYNSCAYLTQAQELYYENTWHHGKNNFKLQTLMASLSCELDYANTKGCKSNNDRGQRLAQKIVGNALWTAMSEDGLYTGEFLDHRRTHGKEVSNVEQLDRELTTIQALHHTANTGVSGGKFEIQDKANFADNGLFGKVANFAKIKEMGPENAFTKNMGTKIKAGLGLGLLAAGGFVALTLLFPPAGLAVAALGIGVAAGAAIVAGVTFAATYLFGTAIDAINNKIEEGKIKSIVREGMKAASENSPQHKTEQKDHLTVNAKLHQQLGVTRESVLERQSTPKQEFEKPKDMTSKVDLTAAMEDDNRSESTPTPVNF; translated from the coding sequence ATGCCACGAATCACTGAAAATATAGAAACCTATGTCACGCATTTATTAAGTGATCTGGAACCCGTTCCTTCTCAAAATCAGCATCTTGCCTACGGTTATCCCGGCGAAAGACAGGTATTCAAAGACCCGATGCTGGATGGGAAACAAGTCGTGGTGGTGAACAGTCAATATGATAAACATGGCAGACCTGTTACAGGGCAGCCTGATGTGATCCAAGAGGCGAATAATTATATAGACAATCTTGTAGCCGCTGCCAAATCTCTGATAGACAAAGATAAGAAAGGTGAGAAGGATTTGAGAAAAAATGCCATTGATGAAATGGCAAAAACTTTCAAAAAGTCCATTTCAGAAACCATTCCTTCCGACAAAGCAAAAGCGGATTTGTTTTCAAGTAAAAAAAGCTCTGCCAATAAAGACTTTCTGGAACAGTTGGCCAAAGTCGAAGGCAGTTTACAGCAATTCACACAGGCTGTCGCAAAAGCCTCAGGTCATAAATTAAAAGCACTGGATAAAGAAGGGCATAATATTCGCAGTCATAATCGCGATACCTTGATACATCGCTTTAAAGCGCCCAACTCTAAAGAAGGCGAAGAACAATTTATTATGTACATTCCGTGTGGAAGGTACACCAAACGCCAACAAAGACTAATGGGCAAGGATGAATCTGAAGTCAACAGAGATCACGACACTACAAGTCATAAACGTTCTGACCTGGTTCTGGGCAACAGCAGTATGGCGCGCATGATTGCCGGGACAAGACATTCTGATGGCACCGTGACTATTCACCATGACAGTTTTTCTGGTCCTGGTGCACGCATGCCCTATTCTGATTTTAAGGGTGCTGATGACTATAAAAAGCTGGCTATCAAAGCGGTCACCTTAATCAACCAGGAAGAAGTCATCCAAACCCTGGCACAGCGTCAAATTGACCGAATGACCAATGAAGACCTTTGGAATAAAATTCCTGAAGAGTACCGCCCTGATGAGCTTCCTCCTGATGCGGAGAAAGCACGAGCGCAATTAATAAAGCTGTATGTAGAACATAATCCATTATCTGTCACGGAATGTTATACACAAGTTGTAACAGCCGGACAAAGGGTAGCGGCCGAAAATCAAAAAGAACAATTTGAATACGTACGGCAAATGATGGATGCTTTTGATGGCTCCAAAGCAAAAATCACCATTCAAACCGGCTCCAATACAGAAGTGGAAACAGCGGTTGGTTATCAGGCGCGTATGAGTTCCTGGGGAGTGAATTGGTTTAGACAGGTTGGAGCGCTCAATCCGCTCTCTGACAATAGTGTCACAAAAAATCAAAATGCGCGTTTTGTAAATCAAATGACTGATGACGTCATCAGAAATTTAGACAAAGTGGCACAAAACCTGGGTGATTATGACAAAGCAGGCGCATTACACACATTATTAAAAGGCCCAGACGTCAGCGACCTTAATCAACAAATCACTGAGAAAGAAAATGCCTTAAAAGAGGTGAAAGGAGCCTATCGAGAAGCATTATTCAGCTATTTCGAAGAATATCAGAAAGGCGAAGGGAAATGGGATCAAGCCAAACTGGATCAATTGAAAAATCAGGTTGATGGCTATGAAAAAAGCATTAAAAAACAAGAATCAGCCATTTATGAACTACATAATCAAATCGATGCCTTAAGAAAGGCTTATTACACAGAACACAAAGGGCAAATCAATAAGGCTTTACAAGAACTTAAAGAACAAATAAGCCCTGTAATCCAGAATAAAGAAACAGATCCTGAAACCAAATCCAGACTGCAGCACTTTTACAATTCATGTGCTTACCTCACGCAAGCTCAAGAGCTCTATTATGAGAACACCTGGCATCATGGCAAAAATAATTTCAAGCTGCAAACCTTAATGGCTTCTCTCTCCTGCGAGCTGGATTACGCCAATACGAAAGGATGTAAGAGTAATAATGATCGTGGCCAAAGATTGGCGCAAAAAATTGTTGGGAATGCTTTATGGACAGCAATGAGTGAGGACGGGTTATACACTGGTGAATTTCTGGATCATCGAAGGACACATGGTAAAGAAGTCAGTAATGTAGAACAACTTGATCGGGAACTTACTACTATACAGGCCCTTCATCATACTGCCAATACGGGTGTTTCCGGCGGAAAGTTTGAAATTCAGGATAAAGCCAATTTCGCTGATAATGGCCTTTTTGGCAAGGTCGCTAATTTTGCCAAAATAAAAGAAATGGGGCCTGAAAACGCTTTTACCAAAAATATGGGTACAAAAATTAAAGCAGGTCTCGGGCTTGGGTTACTAGCAGCTGGTGGATTTGTCGCCCTTACTTTGCTATTCCCTCCGGCAGGCTTGGCTGTGGCCGCCTTGGGAATTGGTGTGGCAGCCGGTGCTGCCATTGTTGCTGGCGTTACTTTTGCGGCCACTTATCTTTTTGGTACCGCTATTGATGCTATTAATAACAAGATAGAAGAAGGAAAGATTAAATCCATTGTTCGCGAGGGTATGAAAGCGGCATCAGAAAATTCACCACAACACAAAACCGAACAAAAGGATCATTTAACGGTGAATGCCAAACTTCATCAACAATTAGGTGTGACGCGAGAGTCTGTCTTGGAAAGACAATCCACTCCAAAACAAGAGTTTGAAAAACCCAAAGATATGACCTCGAAAGTTGACTTAACAGCAGCGATGGAGGATGATAATCGAAGCGAAAGCACCCCCACGCCAGTAAACTTCTAA